The bacterium genome has a window encoding:
- a CDS encoding Mu-like prophage major head subunit gpT family protein: MAEFFKELTNWDGYQPVNKETIDQAQVAEAMSLLRNDRGFSPHRHEYLVKEAITTTDFPYLLGYIVDRQLLANYQINVANWRRWTKVVTNTNFNTRRLERVFGLDDRLAEVQEKGEYLASKPKNCRFDITLKKYGRQFDISWESIINDALGAFSGIATRFANAAIRTENYLLTSTYAMSTGPHTSLYGATITDCGQAVTNLGVLPLTIANLETTLELMQAQTDPNGEPISVRAATLVVPPSLEMTGRAILTSAMKAWTYGGDDEAAPVPWPTVNVIPQMGLTLEVDPYLPIVNTTSGTTNWYLFAEPAERPALLAAYLRGHESPEVVMKSSNKVAFGGGDAGPLSGDFATDNIFYRVREVFGTVQGDPRYTYAQTGAGS; this comes from the coding sequence ATGGCAGAATTCTTCAAAGAACTGACCAACTGGGACGGGTACCAGCCCGTCAACAAGGAGACTATCGACCAGGCCCAGGTTGCCGAAGCGATGAGTCTCCTCCGCAACGACCGGGGCTTCTCGCCCCACCGGCACGAGTACCTCGTCAAAGAGGCCATCACGACCACCGACTTTCCCTACCTGCTCGGCTACATCGTCGACCGGCAGCTGCTGGCGAACTACCAGATCAATGTTGCCAACTGGCGCCGGTGGACTAAAGTCGTGACGAACACGAACTTCAACACCCGCCGGCTCGAGAGGGTCTTCGGGCTTGACGACCGTCTCGCGGAAGTCCAGGAGAAAGGCGAGTACCTCGCCAGCAAACCCAAGAACTGCCGCTTCGATATCACCCTCAAGAAGTACGGCCGGCAGTTCGATATCTCCTGGGAGAGCATCATCAACGATGCGCTCGGAGCCTTTTCGGGGATCGCGACCCGGTTCGCGAACGCTGCGATCCGGACGGAGAACTATCTCCTGACCTCGACGTATGCGATGTCGACCGGTCCGCACACCAGCCTCTACGGGGCGACGATCACCGATTGCGGGCAGGCCGTGACGAACCTCGGCGTGCTCCCGCTGACGATTGCCAACCTGGAGACGACCCTCGAGCTGATGCAGGCCCAGACCGACCCGAACGGCGAACCCATCAGCGTCCGGGCAGCGACGCTCGTCGTGCCCCCGTCTCTCGAAATGACGGGCCGCGCCATCCTCACCTCGGCAATGAAGGCATGGACGTATGGCGGCGACGACGAAGCGGCCCCCGTTCCGTGGCCGACCGTGAATGTCATTCCGCAGATGGGGCTCACGCTCGAAGTAGACCCCTACCTGCCTATCGTGAACACCACGAGCGGCACCACGAATTGGTACCTGTTCGCCGAACCGGCCGAGCGGCCGGCCCTCCTCGCGGCGTACCTCCGCGGCCACGAATCCCCGGAGGTCGTGATGAAGTCCAGCAACAAGGTCGCGTTCGGCGGCGGCGACGCAGGACCGCTCTCCGGAGACTTCGCCACGGACAACATCTTCTACCGCGTCCGCGAGGTCTTCGGCACAGTCCAGGGCGATCCCCGGTACACCTACGCGCAGACGGGCGCCGGCTCATAA
- a CDS encoding PKD domain-containing protein: MRQLFLALLIGLLLLPAAGAALHDPFDDDTESAYALSPAYWVVNTSGSHMNASRTVTTGTPAMYPNLSGDPSGIFDAVYGPDANYTMVFTFKGVASGQARIGFIFDSVQADDAGSIANGTKYGVIASNRTTGDNIYLYDTTAGVPATLNNTPVQIDRDTPHVLTVLTNATSAEKIAVYLDDVKIISSTSSTRSSGYAGMYQSGGTTWIDDLWLGDATEEPPAAPLPIVAFSASNTTGISPLVVRFTNESIVVDPEANVSYSWTFGDGNTSTEASPLHIYEVAGSHDVTLTVTNLSGVNASTQTDMITVGSGLPTASFVGSPVAGAPPLYVQFNDTSVVEDPLTWDWDFGDETTSEEQNPAHSFDDPGVYTVELTVTNASGSATMVRTNYITVTWANVKTVVATNAPAYWKALPDILQCDGTADQVQIQAAIDAVAAAGGGVVQLSPGDFYYTAPFSTSVYVTVKSGVTLRGQGMGPAVNGGTVIRSDFYETPEGDVNPRRYSNIVTRANTIVRDLNITGTGGLSTYAGAACYNVELENIMVYNISRAIACAVWMHSEQELHDITLRNVWVVDSGCAGFAHGWTDEQTSFSVHDISYYDCHAINCGKFGPYRNSKRLGNTYSTSIPSWTPGFDIKEGSAQYNILYDGCVCQDSYGANWYWEKSTSGSNIVFRNCTSSGAGQAYLRYGGQLMEVGNPSAYGGGYLTPYNSIFENCTSENNYIGFYLNGPAQLYNCSDTGSRIGVLVTSNAGTSVIDNCSFTNTGGHLSDASDGNADGLVTASYRNLFGYTGCPIYYFTSATVSINYCTFASTTVRTQPAIFVQSVSTHQYVSYSTMQNYAYGGYSVLTGLAHARYCSVYPTYIQKWLNFDPQPADNDIVPNFAANVTSGTAPLAVKFTDSSSGTGLFAWNLSTGDGTWYNTTSISQKSPTHTYTAAGTYDVTEYVYGSGGYSFVKKFEYITVGAGTLPPTASFSANATDGDEPLTVQFYDTSTGSPTSWLWQFGDGNTSSARHPVHTYVQAGIYTVNLRATTAGGSSWSNVTQYITVTQAASTAPPIISGNATPDSGEAPLSVQFVGTGENVEDWLWDFDDGTTSDDQNVTHVYYAAGTYDVVLSVTNASGANETTIPVTVTGPPIPALPHANFTANVTDGPIPLAVAFAFTGDCLDPIYMNYNFGDGSAVAWGQDVTHTYTEAGTYTVTLTIGNASGGSVMRKTGYIAASDPADWLDADFVANKTFCRLPNCIVGFMDSSTGPVTNYSWTFGDGGTSDEMNPVHTYRFAGWYTVNLTVSIYGDPSDYERKTRYVLVQVPGGGWWY, encoded by the coding sequence ATGAGGCAGCTCTTCCTCGCCCTCCTGATCGGGCTGCTGCTGCTCCCTGCGGCGGGGGCGGCCCTGCACGACCCCTTCGACGACGATACCGAGAGCGCCTACGCCCTCTCGCCCGCGTACTGGGTGGTCAACACCTCCGGCTCCCACATGAACGCATCCCGCACCGTGACCACCGGCACGCCCGCGATGTACCCGAACCTCTCGGGCGACCCCAGCGGGATCTTCGATGCCGTGTATGGCCCGGACGCGAACTACACGATGGTCTTTACGTTTAAAGGGGTCGCCAGCGGGCAGGCGCGGATCGGCTTCATCTTCGACTCCGTGCAGGCCGACGACGCCGGCAGCATCGCGAACGGGACGAAGTACGGGGTCATCGCGAGCAACCGCACCACGGGGGACAACATCTACCTCTACGACACCACGGCCGGCGTCCCGGCGACCCTGAACAACACCCCTGTGCAGATCGACCGGGACACCCCCCACGTCCTGACGGTGCTCACGAACGCGACCTCCGCTGAGAAGATCGCCGTCTACCTGGACGACGTCAAGATCATCTCCTCGACCTCATCCACGCGATCGAGCGGCTATGCCGGCATGTACCAGAGTGGCGGGACGACCTGGATCGACGACCTCTGGCTGGGCGATGCGACCGAAGAGCCCCCGGCCGCCCCGCTGCCGATCGTCGCCTTCTCGGCCTCCAACACGACCGGTATCAGCCCGCTCGTCGTCCGGTTCACCAACGAATCGATCGTCGTCGACCCGGAGGCGAACGTCTCGTACAGCTGGACCTTCGGCGACGGCAACACGAGCACCGAGGCGAGCCCGCTGCATATTTACGAGGTCGCCGGATCGCACGACGTCACGCTCACGGTCACGAACCTCTCCGGCGTCAATGCCTCGACGCAGACCGACATGATCACTGTCGGGTCGGGCCTGCCGACCGCGTCGTTCGTCGGGTCGCCGGTCGCCGGTGCGCCGCCTCTCTACGTGCAGTTCAACGATACCTCGGTGGTCGAGGATCCGCTCACCTGGGACTGGGACTTCGGGGACGAGACGACCAGCGAAGAGCAGAACCCCGCCCATTCCTTCGACGATCCCGGCGTCTATACCGTGGAACTGACGGTCACGAACGCGAGCGGCTCGGCGACGATGGTCCGGACCAACTACATCACAGTGACCTGGGCGAACGTCAAGACCGTGGTCGCCACGAACGCACCGGCCTACTGGAAGGCCCTGCCGGACATCCTGCAGTGCGACGGCACGGCCGACCAGGTGCAGATCCAGGCGGCTATCGACGCGGTCGCGGCAGCAGGCGGCGGCGTGGTCCAGCTCAGCCCGGGTGATTTCTACTATACTGCACCGTTCAGTACCAGCGTCTATGTCACCGTAAAAAGCGGCGTCACGCTCCGGGGGCAGGGTATGGGTCCGGCCGTCAATGGGGGAACTGTTATCCGGTCGGATTTCTACGAGACGCCTGAAGGAGATGTCAATCCCCGGCGCTACTCGAACATCGTTACACGGGCGAACACCATTGTCCGGGACCTCAATATCACCGGCACGGGGGGACTCTCTACCTATGCCGGTGCAGCCTGCTATAATGTCGAACTAGAGAATATCATGGTCTATAACATCTCGCGGGCCATTGCCTGTGCCGTCTGGATGCACTCCGAGCAGGAGCTGCATGACATCACGCTCCGCAACGTCTGGGTCGTCGATAGCGGGTGCGCCGGGTTCGCGCATGGCTGGACCGACGAGCAAACTTCCTTCTCCGTCCATGACATCTCCTACTATGACTGCCACGCGATTAACTGCGGGAAATTCGGCCCGTATCGGAACAGCAAACGGCTCGGCAACACCTATTCGACCTCGATCCCGTCGTGGACGCCCGGATTCGATATCAAGGAAGGCAGCGCCCAGTACAATATCCTGTATGACGGGTGCGTTTGCCAGGACAGTTACGGAGCAAACTGGTACTGGGAGAAATCCACCAGCGGCAGCAACATCGTCTTCCGCAACTGTACCAGCAGCGGGGCCGGGCAGGCATACCTCCGCTACGGCGGGCAGCTCATGGAGGTCGGCAACCCCTCGGCCTACGGCGGCGGCTACCTGACGCCCTATAACTCGATCTTCGAGAACTGCACTTCAGAAAACAACTATATCGGGTTCTACCTGAACGGTCCCGCTCAGCTCTACAACTGTTCGGATACCGGGTCGCGGATCGGCGTGCTCGTTACCTCGAATGCCGGTACTTCGGTCATCGATAACTGCTCGTTTACCAATACCGGCGGGCATCTCTCGGATGCATCGGACGGCAATGCCGACGGGCTGGTTACAGCCTCGTATCGCAACCTGTTTGGGTATACGGGGTGCCCGATCTATTATTTCACCTCTGCGACAGTCTCGATCAATTACTGCACGTTCGCCAGTACGACGGTCAGGACGCAGCCCGCGATCTTCGTGCAGTCGGTCTCGACGCACCAGTACGTCTCCTATTCGACGATGCAGAACTATGCGTATGGCGGCTACTCGGTCCTGACGGGGCTTGCCCACGCCCGGTACTGCTCGGTCTATCCCACGTACATTCAAAAATGGCTCAACTTCGACCCGCAGCCGGCGGACAACGATATCGTGCCGAACTTCGCGGCAAACGTCACCAGCGGCACGGCCCCGCTTGCCGTCAAGTTCACCGATTCCTCCTCCGGGACGGGGCTCTTTGCGTGGAACCTCTCGACGGGGGACGGGACCTGGTATAACACGACCTCGATCAGTCAGAAATCCCCCACGCACACCTACACCGCAGCAGGAACCTACGATGTCACGGAGTACGTCTATGGCTCAGGGGGATACAGTTTCGTCAAGAAGTTCGAGTATATCACGGTCGGCGCGGGCACGCTCCCCCCGACGGCTTCCTTCTCGGCGAACGCGACCGACGGCGACGAACCCCTCACCGTCCAGTTCTACGATACCTCCACCGGATCCCCGACCTCGTGGCTCTGGCAGTTCGGCGATGGGAACACGAGCAGCGCCCGCCACCCCGTCCATACCTACGTGCAGGCCGGCATCTACACCGTAAACCTGCGGGCGACGACTGCCGGCGGATCGTCCTGGAGCAACGTCACGCAGTATATCACGGTCACGCAGGCAGCCTCGACGGCTCCGCCGATCATCAGCGGCAACGCGACCCCGGATAGCGGGGAAGCGCCTCTCTCGGTGCAGTTCGTCGGGACGGGCGAGAATGTCGAGGACTGGCTCTGGGATTTCGATGACGGCACGACCTCCGACGACCAGAACGTGACCCACGTCTACTATGCTGCCGGCACCTACGATGTCGTCCTGTCGGTCACGAACGCGAGCGGGGCGAACGAGACGACCATCCCCGTCACCGTGACCGGCCCGCCCATCCCTGCGCTCCCGCACGCGAACTTTACCGCGAACGTCACGGACGGCCCAATCCCGCTCGCGGTGGCCTTCGCCTTCACCGGCGACTGTCTCGACCCGATCTACATGAACTATAATTTCGGCGATGGCTCGGCCGTCGCCTGGGGCCAGGATGTCACGCACACGTATACCGAGGCCGGCACCTATACCGTGACGCTCACGATCGGGAACGCGAGCGGCGGATCGGTCATGCGAAAAACCGGCTATATCGCCGCCTCCGATCCGGCAGACTGGCTGGATGCCGATTTCGTGGCAAATAAGACCTTCTGCCGCCTCCCCAACTGCATCGTCGGGTTCATGGACTCCTCGACGGGCCCGGTCACGAACTACAGTTGGACGTTCGGCGACGGGGGGACGAGCGACGAGATGAACCCCGTCCACACCTACCGCTTCGCCGGCTGGTATACCGTCAACCTCACGGTCTCGATCTACGGCGACCCGTCTGATTATGAACGCAAGACCCGGTACGTGCTCGTGCAGGTACCCGGCGGAGGCTGGTGGTATTGA
- a CDS encoding HK97 gp10 family phage protein, with translation MGKQIRITGIKELAEDFRRLGDAMADTLEAAVQAGALIPRNDARARAPYKTGDYRRKIGIETVEKTPTRCAVAIGVDDVRGPWLEFGTGLYAEGEGATKQPYDIFPRGPGFAGSAFLSPVEGGKMALYWNGAPHPVKHVRHPGICPRPHFRPAIDENAAAIEYEIRAALDAAIVEAIRS, from the coding sequence ATGGGCAAACAGATCCGCATCACCGGCATCAAGGAACTCGCGGAGGATTTCCGCAGACTCGGCGACGCGATGGCCGATACCCTCGAGGCTGCCGTGCAGGCGGGGGCGCTCATTCCGAGGAACGATGCCCGGGCCCGAGCTCCCTACAAGACGGGTGATTACCGCCGGAAGATCGGCATCGAAACCGTCGAGAAGACACCGACCCGGTGCGCGGTCGCGATCGGCGTCGACGATGTCCGGGGCCCATGGCTCGAGTTCGGGACGGGGCTCTACGCCGAAGGCGAAGGCGCGACGAAACAGCCCTACGACATATTCCCGCGTGGACCGGGCTTCGCGGGGTCAGCGTTCCTCTCTCCGGTCGAAGGGGGGAAGATGGCCCTCTACTGGAACGGAGCCCCGCACCCGGTCAAGCACGTCCGGCATCCCGGTATCTGCCCGCGTCCGCACTTCCGCCCGGCCATCGACGAGAACGCGGCTGCTATCGAGTATGAAATACGGGCAGCACTCGACGCGGCAATCGTGGAGGCGATCCGGTCGTGA
- a CDS encoding helix-turn-helix domain-containing protein → MRTLTESASCPPYSQGERYIISRRRAEGHSYADIAAELNRDFVNYNKGCRTGEGIKTWYRSRTMLRQLSLKVGGIDAARDAGLDVSNEVLATWLDERIEKEVQQAVHQAAGTAKARATP, encoded by the coding sequence TTGAGGACCCTGACCGAGAGTGCCTCCTGCCCGCCATACAGTCAGGGAGAGCGGTATATCATCTCCCGGCGGCGTGCTGAAGGTCATTCATATGCGGACATCGCGGCCGAACTCAACAGAGACTTTGTAAACTACAACAAGGGCTGCCGCACGGGAGAGGGCATCAAGACCTGGTACCGGTCCCGAACAATGCTCCGACAGCTCAGCCTGAAGGTTGGAGGCATTGATGCAGCACGGGACGCCGGGCTCGACGTCTCGAACGAGGTCCTCGCAACCTGGCTTGACGAGCGGATCGAGAAAGAGGTCCAGCAGGCCGTGCATCAAGCCGCCGGCACGGCGAAAGCTCGGGCGACCCCCTGA
- a CDS encoding phage minor head protein, with product MTVSEALDRYLEAAGRVIHRQDTRPLEHQLEAKVRTIFKRQREIVLAEFSKQRTHFQEDAAPQSIIAPALDAAYIGTYEDFFRALESVAESALVRASATLIATAGVPLKFDLKDPRAREWLASHAAERIKGIDTTTRKDIARIVQDGVNERVPYDTIARRISAAYTEFAIGKPQEHIASRAHLVAVTEVAEAYEEGSIRQAKEMQRQGLAMEKHWRDSGDDRVSNGCRENSAAGWIPLDQPFPSGHQHAPRFPGCRCYVDYRRIGSTAGGD from the coding sequence ATGACGGTCTCCGAAGCCCTCGACCGGTATCTCGAAGCAGCTGGCAGAGTCATCCACCGCCAGGACACCCGGCCCCTCGAACACCAGCTCGAGGCGAAGGTCAGGACGATCTTCAAGCGGCAGCGGGAGATCGTGCTCGCGGAATTCTCCAAACAGCGCACCCACTTCCAGGAAGACGCTGCTCCGCAGTCCATCATCGCCCCGGCTCTGGATGCCGCCTACATCGGTACCTACGAGGACTTTTTCCGGGCACTCGAAAGCGTGGCCGAATCTGCGCTCGTCCGGGCATCGGCAACGCTGATCGCGACGGCCGGTGTTCCGCTCAAATTCGACCTCAAGGACCCCCGCGCCCGCGAATGGCTCGCGAGCCACGCGGCAGAGCGCATCAAGGGCATCGACACCACCACGCGGAAGGATATCGCCCGGATCGTGCAGGACGGCGTGAACGAACGAGTCCCCTACGATACCATTGCCCGCCGCATCTCGGCAGCGTATACCGAGTTCGCCATCGGCAAACCGCAGGAACATATCGCGAGCCGGGCGCACCTCGTCGCGGTGACGGAGGTAGCGGAAGCCTATGAGGAAGGCAGTATCCGGCAGGCGAAGGAGATGCAGCGGCAGGGCCTCGCGATGGAGAAGCACTGGCGCGACAGCGGAGACGACCGGGTCTCTAATGGCTGTCGCGAGAACTCGGCGGCAGGCTGGATCCCTCTTGACCAGCCATTCCCGAGCGGGCATCAACACGCCCCGCGCTTTCCGGGATGCCGCTGTTACGTCGATTACCGGCGGATCGGATCGACCGCCGGAGGTGATTGA